A window of Mycolicibacterium madagascariense genomic DNA:
CCGCGCCGGACCGCCACGACGGGAGACCGTCCACCTCCCCGGCGGGGGCCACGCCTGCGGGATCCACGTCGACGAGGTGCTCGGCGATCACCGGACCGGTGAACGTCACCGACGACGGCAGATCCCGCCGCGGGTACTCCGTGCCGGGCACGGTGAGCTGCAGCATGCGGTCGGCCAGCTTGGGCCAGTCGGTCAGGAACACCGGTGACGGCGCGGCGCCGACGCTGCGCAGCGCGGCGTTCAGGCGCGACTGCACGTCGGCGAACAACACGTTCTGGACGAACCAGTTCATGGACCCGTAACCGAGCCACGACCGGGGATGCCAGCCGATGCCGAAGGACGGGGTGTCGACGCTGGAGAGCATGAGCGGTCCGACGCCGCACACCACCAGCGGCGGACGACTGCCCTCGATCAGCAGCAGCGGAAGCGCTCCGGTGAAGGCCATGTCGACCAGCACCGCGTCGACGGGCGCGGCGTCCAGCTGAGCCCGCAGTCCGCGGTACTGCGCGGCCAGCGGCTCGATGAACATGGCCCGCATGTCGGTCCGTCCTGACAACCACAGATCCACCATCGGCGGCGACTTCAGCAGCGTCGAGTGATACCGCGGCGGCTGCGGCTGGGCGTCGGCGGGCAGCGCCGCCGCCGTGATGCCGAACCGACTGATCGCGCCGTCGAACTGGGCTCCGCTGAGGAAGGTGACGTCGTGGCCGCGACGGTGGAGGTCGGCGGCGATGCCCAGCATCGGCATCACGTGTCCGGCGAGCGGACTGGCGGCCACCAGATAGCGCGCCACGTCACACTCCTTCGCCACTCTCGGATCGACCTCGACTGCCACGATAGCTGGGAGCCATACCGCCGCCATGGAGCGAATGCCCGCTGCCACGGCCGTCGACACCACGCGAAGCTCAGTTTGCCGGGACCGACGGCGGGTATGTCGCCAGCACATGAACACTTCACGATCGGTCCCCGTCGCGCGGCCCCTGCCGTCATGACGGCCGCGCCAACGCGGGTGGTGGTGACCGGCGCCTCGGGCAACGTCGGGTCGGGTGTCCTGCGCGCACTCGCCGCCCAGCTGCCCGACGTCGAGGTCGTCGGCGTCTGCCGGCGGCCGCCCACCGAGGGCGCGATCTACGAGCGCGTTCGGTGGCATGCGGTCGACCTGTCCGCCCCCGATGCCGCCGCGCGTCTGGCTCCGGCGATGCAGGGCGCGGACGCCGTCATCCACCTCGCGCTCGCCGTCCGCCCGGTCCGTGACGAGGAATACCTCTACCGCGCCAATGTCCTTGGCTCGCAAGCGGTTCTGACGGCCATGGCGTCGGCCGGGATCGACCAGCTGGTCTACGCGTCGAGCCTCGGCATCTACGCCGCGGGGGCGACGGCGCCGGTGCGCGAGGACTGGCCCGACACCGGGCAGGCGACGTCGATCTACAGCCGCCACAAGGTCGTCGTCGAGCGCATCCTCGACCAGTTCGAGCTCGAGCATCCCGAGATCGCGGTGGCCCGCTTCCGTCCGACCGTCGTCGTGCAGCGCGAGGCGGCGTGGCTGATCCGCTCGCTCTACCTCGGGCCCTTCATCCCCAGGACGCTGCTGGAGCTGATGCGCGATCGCCGGCTGCCCGTCCTGCCGCTGCCCGCGGGTCTCGGCCTGCAGTTCGTGCATGCCGACGACGTGGGCGACGCCGTGATCCGACTGCTGACGCAGCGGGCCGAGGGCTCCTTCAACGTGGCCGCCGACGCGTTGGACACCCGTGAGGTCGCGGCCCTCGTCGGCGCGCGCCCCGTCGAGCTGAACCCGGGCTTGGTGCGGCGCATGGTCTCGGCGCTCAGCGGCGCCCGCGTCGTGGCGGTGACTCCCGGCTGGTACGACGTCGCCACCAACACCCCGCTGATGGACACCTCGAAGGCGCGCGACGAGTTGGGTTGGGAGCCGACGCGGTCCTCGACGAGCAGCGCGCTGGAACTGCTCGACGGCCTGGCCGAGGGCGCCACCGGATTGAGCGCCGCGACGGGACGAGACGACAAGTCCGCCACCGTGATTCGCGAGCGGGTACAGCGCGCCCACGACGTCAGCCTGCTGCTCTGGGGCGCGACGGCGTTCGCCCGCGCGCTCGGGGTCAGGCACGCGTGGGCACCGCAGGCCGTGGCCGCGGCGACGAACCTCGCCGCCGGCACGCCGATGGCGCTGGAGCGGGTGCGCGAGCGGCGTCGCGACCCCGTCGCGCTGATCGCCCCCGTGGCCGTCATGGCGGCCGTGGGCACCAGCTTGCGCGGCGGTTGGGCGCCGGTCGCCGCGACCGCCGTCCTGCAGCTGCTCAATGCGAGCGAACGGCGTCGCGCCGCGGTGACATGATCGGCTTCCTCCCGCGAGGGATGTGCAATGAGGTGACGAGGACATGAATCAGATTGAGCCAGTTGAGGTTTCGCAGGTAGTAGTGGTCACCGGCGCCTCCTCGGGAATTGGCAGGGAGACCGCCATTCGCTTCGCGGGCAGGCACGCGCGCCTCGCGCTGGCCGCCCGCTCGGAGGAGACGCTCGAGGAGGTCGCCGAGGAATGCCGGGCGGCCGGCGCCGCCGGAGTGCTGGTGCATCCCACCGACATCGCCGACGCCCAGCAGGTGCAGAGTCTCTTCGACGCGGCCATCACCGAGTTCGGCCGGATCGACGTCGCGGCGCAATGCGCGGCGATCACGGCGTTCGGCCGGTTCGAGGACGTCCCCGTCGAGGTGTTCGACGGCATCGTGCGGACGAACCTCCTCGGCGCCGCGAACGTCGCGAGGGCGGCGCTGGCGCACTTCCAGTCGGAGGGGTCCGGGCACCTCGTGCTGGTGGGCTCGCTGCTGGGCCGCACGGCCGTGCCGTTCCAATCCGCCTACGTGGTGAGCAAGTTCGCGCTGCGCGGGTTGGTCCGCGTCCTGCGACAGGAGAACCGCCGCTTCCCCGGAATCCGGGTGCACGGCATCTACCCTGGTCCGGTGGACACCCCGGTGTACAGCACGGCGGGCAACTACTTCGGCCGCGCGCCGAGAGTCCCACCCACCGCGGTGTCGCCCGGCACGATCGTCGGCGCCATCGTCCGCGCCACCGACGGCCGCCGCTCCAGCGAGCGCCAGGTCGGCTGGATGAACCGGCCGGCGATCTTCACCTACGCCGTACTGCCCGCTCTCTTCGATGCGGTCATCGGGCCGTTCCTGCGGGTGGTGGCCTTCACGTCCGGACCCGTCGAGTCGACGTCGGGCAACGTGTTCGACCCACCGCCTACCCCGGGCGGCCGCGCG
This region includes:
- a CDS encoding SDR family NAD(P)-dependent oxidoreductase — encoded protein: MNQIEPVEVSQVVVVTGASSGIGRETAIRFAGRHARLALAARSEETLEEVAEECRAAGAAGVLVHPTDIADAQQVQSLFDAAITEFGRIDVAAQCAAITAFGRFEDVPVEVFDGIVRTNLLGAANVARAALAHFQSEGSGHLVLVGSLLGRTAVPFQSAYVVSKFALRGLVRVLRQENRRFPGIRVHGIYPGPVDTPVYSTAGNYFGRAPRVPPTAVSPGTIVGAIVRATDGRRSSERQVGWMNRPAIFTYAVLPALFDAVIGPFLRVVAFTSGPVESTSGNVFDPPPTPGGRASDGAARPAG
- a CDS encoding NAD-dependent epimerase/dehydratase family protein codes for the protein MTAAPTRVVVTGASGNVGSGVLRALAAQLPDVEVVGVCRRPPTEGAIYERVRWHAVDLSAPDAAARLAPAMQGADAVIHLALAVRPVRDEEYLYRANVLGSQAVLTAMASAGIDQLVYASSLGIYAAGATAPVREDWPDTGQATSIYSRHKVVVERILDQFELEHPEIAVARFRPTVVVQREAAWLIRSLYLGPFIPRTLLELMRDRRLPVLPLPAGLGLQFVHADDVGDAVIRLLTQRAEGSFNVAADALDTREVAALVGARPVELNPGLVRRMVSALSGARVVAVTPGWYDVATNTPLMDTSKARDELGWEPTRSSTSSALELLDGLAEGATGLSAATGRDDKSATVIRERVQRAHDVSLLLWGATAFARALGVRHAWAPQAVAAATNLAAGTPMALERVRERRRDPVALIAPVAVMAAVGTSLRGGWAPVAATAVLQLLNASERRRAAVT
- a CDS encoding glycosyltransferase, whose translation is MARYLVAASPLAGHVMPMLGIAADLHRRGHDVTFLSGAQFDGAISRFGITAAALPADAQPQPPRYHSTLLKSPPMVDLWLSGRTDMRAMFIEPLAAQYRGLRAQLDAAPVDAVLVDMAFTGALPLLLIEGSRPPLVVCGVGPLMLSSVDTPSFGIGWHPRSWLGYGSMNWFVQNVLFADVQSRLNAALRSVGAAPSPVFLTDWPKLADRMLQLTVPGTEYPRRDLPSSVTFTGPVIAEHLVDVDPAGVAPAGEVDGLPSWRSGAACDRTVVHVTQGTWDNRDHGQLLQPTLDALADRDDVLVIATSGLPDQPSFAGSVPANAVMTDYVPYGALLPHVDIMITNGGYGGVQHALLHGIPLIVAGRTADKPEIAARIEFIGAGIDLKTDRPTPDAIADAVQRIMSTDRYHAAAGRISRDMAGTTPFDTIDDVLAGLDTADSSV